ATGATTTATTGCAACAAAACAGCATGTACTTGTATTCGTATCTGTCTTTTACTGTACATCTCTCAGCTATACTGTAAAGACCActtcaaaaatacaaatgtaagcATTTTACTTATATCATTTGAGCAAGGCACTACGGTCTCTTTTATGGCCTTGGGCTGAACCCACAGCAAGCCTTCAAAGCTTTTTGTCATTGATGCAGTTTGCTGGGTTGTTGAACACAATCTTGGTGCAGTCATACATAACATTAACAAAGTCAAGGTATagcttttaaataatttaccTGGGTTTCGCCTGACTCTCAAAACATGGGTGTAACTTTTTGGGGAACGGCTTTGGGGGAAGTACATAAATATTTGCTTATTCCATTTCATACTTGCAAATCTGAACCAACAAGAGAAACATGAATACTTTCCTGTAGTAGCCTACCAATATGTCAATATGTTTGTCTTTGTATTTGTGATTATAAACACACAGCACCCATCCACACACACGAGGAATTGTGGGTCAGCTGATTCCTGGTttaacatgtatatttttttgttaacccAGTACATACATAAGCAATTGCTCTGTTTGAGCAATTTTACCAATTTCAAAAAAACGAAATATATATTTAAGCAGATGCTGGTTACCAGAGgaatggagaaaaacattgtgtAGCTTCTGAAAGTTGACATTCTAACGTTACGAAACACGAAGACTTAAGAAAGCGTTATCTGACAGCATTCGTCCACTTCGTCAAATGCATGATGTAAGACCAAGGTGAGCTGAGAAGGGTTATTTTCCTCAGGCTCAAACCCCAAAAATTCACGTGGGTGAAGGGAGGACTCCaacaagcatttttttgttcCCTCAGGTAGCGGAATCATGTAGAACACAGCTTCATGTTTAGACGTTTCAATTTTGTTGGGGATATCCTGTGGTTAATACACATAAAACATATAATGGGTTATAATTGAACCCACGGAAAACTGTATAAAGTAGACTGGCTCTAATTATGGGTAAAAGAGTAACTTGTAGAGAGAAAGCATTAATACTCACCATTGCCTTTGGGTAAATTTCTCGCCTGTCATTACAGCAAACCACCATTTTAGTCCCATTTTTATGAGCATACAGCATGACAGCATTGCCCTTCCTGACCTTATGGCCAGATTCATTGTAAAACACAAAGTTGAATTTGCAAtctagagaggaaaaaaaaaacagaagaaaaataattatgaGTATATTTGCTTTTTTGACAATACAGTCTCTCCTGATATAGACCCTTACAGCTGACGTCACTACTTAGCTACCGCGGCGCCTCCCGgtgggcaaacatcccataacaaatgaatgtagagagcttcacttccggcgagcgttttcgttcaAAGGTAGGAAATATatatcaagtgtcacaaaaaaaacccgtcccgagtaggacactacattactgagactcattgaaaccagtcgtatgaagccgctagctacaaaaaatagCTGCGTCGTAGTTTCATGCTAGACACCGTGCTagtcttttactcctcactgtctttcgcGGGGTTTAGAATCGATGCCGCCAACCGAAATATTGTTCTCATCTCTCTTTAAGCCATTAGAGCATCtgtcggccgcgcacaagttcaccatagcattggtagctgatttatcaactgtttgacctattttgtaGCTCACACAGATTGTTTTCCTATTCACTCGCATTTGACGCCCTGCCCcccaccgctaggggcgcacttcaacgtgactgGAAGGGTCTACTATACCACGGTGGTggacattcattcatttattggaGTTTAACATTTATACGGCGGGTTCGCTACTCAGCCTGCagtgtatatacagtatgctTAATTACAAAAAGGCAATCATCGACTATTCTGAATAGCTAAAGAGGATTGggtgctttttgttttgcatatttttgtggATGACTCACTGACACCAAACGCCCAATAAAAGCCAAATGACACTCTAGCGACTACAATGACTTGTTACAATTTACTGTGACTAATACGTATTGTGCAACCACTGCAATACAGCAATCTAATCCAAGTATTCATTCATGTTTAGAaccaggaaaacaaaacaacttagcCAGGAACTgaaaacatcaacaaaaaaagttgtacCTCAACATAAAACCACAACTGTTGTTGAACTTAAAAAGCCTCAAATGTCACGCGAGAACTTTCATAGTAAACCTCATTCTACAATCACTCGTGTCAACAAAGGCCGTACACGCACAGTATTGTTCAGAGAAGAAAGTGTAGCCAGCAGCAAAATACATACGGTAAGGTCACGTCTTATAAATAAGGAGTGATGTATTTGTGATTATTTTATACTCAAgtgatttttaatgtaaaaaaaaaaaaaatgtaagggaaaaaaaaaggaaacacccTTTTCCAGAATGATTTCAGCCATCCAAGGAGGCTGACATTTTATgtagcaccgccacctggtgtCGACTGAAAGACtccttgagacattttcagcagtaaaaagttaatatttcatcaagacatttttattcagttttagtTAGCATAGCATGAATGTTTGAACATAAGATAAAGTGCAGTaaacagtttctgagtggttcttttgtCCCACCGGCTGTTTCATTCCTTCTTCTGATTGGATTCGATGAATTTTCATCACCGTGTTGACAGTAAATCATGTTTAAAATGACCTTTTACTGTTAAAGCTGCTCAATGGCCGAATGATGAAATTGCACACTCCCTTCGTCACATACGCGCTCAAACCATATCGGCCCCGTTTCGTCATTTGTACCGCTAATCTCCCGACTTTACAGCGAAGTAGACGGTTTACATAATGTAGGCTGTTTCAAATCTGGAGCAGATTATTTGAATTTCCACTGATTCATTTGGAATAACTATCATGTACTTTAGTAGTAGAAcaaagaaaaatgaatgaaatgaaagtcACAGAATGAATGTTGGCCAGCTTTTCGGTTCCAATGTAAAAGTTAtttcaaacaaacagaaaatccAAAGATCAGAAAGCCACTGAGAAACAACAGAATTTGACTTTCTTACCAGGCAAGCATTGCTGCTGTTTCGTCAAGTTTTGGACTTCAAATTGGCTGTCATCCCTTAAACATAGATATTTGTTGTCCTTATTTCGAATGGAAGTACTCAGTAGAACGCAGTGGCGCGATCGGCTGAAAGAGTCGTCACTGATGGAACCATCTGGAATAGCAAACATGTACAGAAAATGATACTGTAAGTCACGCTTACATATACCGtcatttccggactataagccgcaacttttgtcacacgctttcaaccctgcggttTATacgatgatgcatttttttttcttctaacggccgccagggggcgctcgagcagaaaaggtaagagtgagacgggtggaatatatgtgtcgaggaaaacgcaagtttaatgtaactttatgcatgaataaaatttgCATGAACAGAtcgtcatcatggaaaatacaagaagtcagTGACTTTTAGccgaatgttatttttaactagccctgttagttactacccgtattgctgctgtgttactgccggcactgtttggaaagaaaagcgaaggtgtattattaaacctttgaaaactctctttccgtgtaccgtctttctttataaatatgtttcaatgtgggcacatgcggcttatagtcaggcgCGTCTTATTTCAGTTTAGTTCAgttgtacaaaatgcttttcctttagaaatgtactgggtgcggcttataatcaggtgcgctctATAGCCCGTAAATTACGGTATATAAATATTTCAACAATGTTCATCTCTACATTTAGTGTACGATCATTCTTTACCTGTCTCATCCACGTCATATAGATCTGAAAGAAagaagaggacaaaaaaaatcagattttgaatttaaacatgtaaaagtacaaaaactAAACTATTAATGGAGCAACAAATAATGAACCCGAATTTGTCATTGTTGTCGTAAGCAAGTTTTATGCTCAAATTTAGAATATTTTACAGGTTCTATGAAATTATTTGCTAACCAAACGCAATATATTGTATGTGCTATACTTCTGACTAAATAgttgaaaaaacatttgaattgagtgtttattattaactcattcactgccattgacggaaaaaaacgtcaaatgatgcatttttgctgggctggcagtgactgTGTTAAAAGCAATACTGTAGTACTAATTAGCTGCAGCTGAAAAACAGTACAGTTAGCCCATTTCCAGTGAAGTCGAGTAAAACGTGAATAAAAACAGATTACTTGCAAATAATTTTCAGACCACATTCAAGAGAATATAATACAAGAACGAGATATTTACCATCATGTTGAAAGTTCAAACTGATaaacttttctgtttttttttttgtaaaaacattctcatttttaatttgatgcctgcaacatattgccaaaaaaaaaaaaaaaaaaaagctggcacGGGGGCAGCAAATGACACTAGGGGAAGTTGAGGAATGcttaagataataataataataataataataataaacacctgTTTGGAACATTCCACAATATCATCAAAATTGTCTCGAGTAATCAAAAGAAATCTGCTTATCAGCCATAAAACCAACAACTGAATGCCCTTGACCTTCGATCCCTCAGGCAGCAACGCACTAAATACTGGCACCATTAAAAGCAAATTGCATAAAAGTACATTTCCGCATGGGTTGaggaacacttaaaaaaaacaattgtcagTTAGCAGAGTTTGTCGCTAGCCTACAAATGCACGTCAAAACTGTTAAACCAAACTATGCAAACATGAATGGAATTGGAGTCTGTAGTCTTGACTGTCCACCGTAATAATTATAAGCAAGATGTAAGTAAGGAATTGAATTGACCTTGGAAATGGAACCTGCCATCACATACATCAAGAAACTCAACAGGGGAGGTGCCACTGGTAGACATCGAATTGACctgttacaaaaaaacaaaagttttttatgAGCAAGCCATCCATTTTCGACACCGCTTGTATAGTTACATAACTTCCACGTATAAACGCAAAATATACCTTAACACATACAAGTGTATATAACACATATGAACATTAATACATACTTTAACACCCCCACATACTTTCTTCCCAATATACACAAATTGTACATCTACTTGCTTACATACTGTCCGTCCATCCCACCGACCACAATGTTAACCCTTGTTTGTAccctcaaatgtaaacaaaaaaggtACAGAAATGGTCCCTTTGGAACAGTATTTATGCGTTCCGTTATGAATCCTTCTGGCTacatcacccaaaaaaaaataataattgtaccTTGGAGAACAAAAATGGACCCGTACAGTAGCCTTTTTTTCTGATCGTATATggcataaactaaaaaaaataatgcacgtCCTGTTTTTTTGTCCACATTCTTCTCCTTTCGCTAGCTGTAGCAGAAacatgaagagaaaaaaaaaaaaaaaaaaaaaaaaaaaaaaaagtataaagcaCACATTTCCCCAGCAGAGCATGCATTTATTTCCGCCCACAGATAGTACACAAAGAATGCGGTCGCACCCGTcaccaatattttgttttgagttagcACAGTACACATTTCCTTAGATGCCTGCGAATAGCGTGTCTGAACAACCACTTCCTTGACTGTCACATTAAAGAAATCTTGAGACAATTGGTGTCtctttattctttgttattattattattaattttcgaTAAACCTGATGAGATAAACTGCATACGTCTCAAGACACCAATTGAGCATTGTAAAGGATTAATGCTGCCACTTTTCTTTgtgattttgtctttttttttttggcgcacAAAAGAACAGAGAGAAATGTACTCCCTCCCACaggactgtcaaaaaaaaacaataacaaatgtgCTCCCTCCTGCaggactgtcaaaaaaaaaagaataacagATTTATGAGTTTGGGGATCATTTCTTTCTCATCTGGTGTCCATTAACTATTATCTCAGATGTGTCAGCTATCCTAGCCGGAACTTTGTTCTTCTACTTGCTgtctctaaataaataaataaataaatagataaaaatgaAGCATGCATTTTTTCTCCAGCCCAGTATACTTGTAAcaatcccaatacttttgtccagtgTGATGATGTTTTTCAGGGTGTCATCTTACAGTGAGTTACAAGAGAAATGGAATGTGTTCAGTactcccaaaaaagaaaaaaaacgctgaCTTGACTTTATCCAGTGCCATGAAAATTCCCCATTTTAACATTTAAGATCATCAAAACAAATTTCTACATCACACAAAAGATaagtcaagtaaaaataaactgcAGTTTTGAAGTGGTGATTTGATGTATTAAGAAAAGCCACCTGGCTCTGTATGGAAAAAATGGATGACTTGCCTGGCCAAAACTAATAAATAGTTGACTGAAATTAAGCGTTTTCTGTCACTGCATGGCAATGAGTCGTTCACATCTCTGTGGAGATATTTTGGCCCACTCTTCCTTGAAGAGTTGTTTTAATTGAGCAATACTGGATCCCTAtaaatgagataaaaaaaaaatattttttgtgcctagttttatacttgagtgTCCACATATTGTTCATCTTGGCTGAATAAATACTGCATTCTGCATCTGTGCTGTGTATGCAGTAGCTATAGTTGTAAGTCATATTCTGACAGCTCCATTAAAGGTGCTACAATGCTAGTATGCTACGTAACATGACTGCATGTTTCTCCAAGACTTAATTGTGGAAGCTCTGatattcatttattaaaacTCGAGACCAGATGCCATTGAAATTCTCACATCATCTCAAACATGCGTATTTAGATGAAACACCCACGGTTTGAAGACGATCGGATACGTTTTCATAAATGgtgcaaaattacaaaatatactCAAAATGGCGGATGTATTGtgaggtttagcacatggctacaaaagatggttttttttgtaggtcttgggctgatAGATAGACCTCCCAAATGTCACAAATAGGTGAGCCATACATTGTACGtagtttgaaaacattttgttgttgtttatatcaGTTAACACAAATTGCACTAAACACTTGCATTGCATTGGACTAATGCCATTTCTGTTTATTATTTGTAATCTGTGAAatttggtatatatatatatatatatatatatatatatatatatatatatatatatatatatatatatatatatatatatatatatatatatgtatatgtgcgtAGAAAAGGAGCTGACCAAATCGACTGGAGTCGCTGATTTTTCTGTGCCCACAAATTCCTATTTGGTGGCAGCCAATGATCATTTTGTGAACGTGTGGCCACAAAACAAGTGTCAGCGCATGCCGTGCTGTAAAGTAAGCAGATCAGGAACACACGTACGTTATAGCTCGGTAGTTGTAAGTTTCTTGTTCCATCTCCAACTTCGAACACCTGCAAGATGTGCTAATGCTCGTTTGCTAACCCAAGTCAGTATTTCTTTTCGAACGAAAACTACTTCACGGTTGTGTCAAGTGATTAAAACGCTTACCGACATCATCGACATGACTGGCGCAGCTTGTCCCGATGCCTCTTTGACCACCGAGTGATAaagaaggagagaaaaaaaaagagctaggTTAATTTTATAGGGAAACTGCAAAGGAGTCACTTGATGCGTCTTGTCTGATCAGCCACACCTCACAAGTGTCACACGAATACACTCAAAAGATGGGAAAGCTTCCCGCGGACAGATTTCACACGGAAGTGGAAGATGCAGCTCCGCTTTCATtcttgttcatttaaaaaaataaaaatacatttaatttttttttttttttttaaagatacatATATGTCTACAACGAACTAAAGCCACACAGAAACTTTCACTAGCTGGATTGAAGATTTGCATGAAACGCATTTGTACAGATTTATAAATCATTTTTAATACTGACTATGGTGCTGAGTGTTTactgccacaagagggcgcacGCGTAGTGCAGATAAACTTACAGTAGCGCCTTCTATAACACATTtaacacaaattaaaaacacccacacacacacacaattcaaaATTCGAACATTCACAAACCCCAAACCCTTCCTGCAAAACCAGACTTTTGCCTCAAAACTGATGTAGCAAGTGGCACCTTAAGGGGTCGCTGTTGCTCATCAATTAAATTGAGGTTAAATTAGAGCAGGAGtgcgtaattttttattttattttttttactccagtgcttctcaattattatttttttgtttttgccaggtgtgatgtgtgtttgcgtgtgtaaaAGCTCAAtaggttttggtgaatgttaagatctgcaaaaataagtgtcctttttttattattatttttagccaatgagttgccctgattgctattttttttttggtaaaagtaTAATACACATATCATTTGTTGTgttcattgcacaatgttggtTTTCATGTTTCATTTCCAATGTTTGCTTTTGTCCACCCGATGGCAGTGAAGCTCTGCAAATGccattctgtattttttttttcttttcttcctcttaTGCTCTCCCGCTGCTCTTCTTTATCCAATATCTGTTTGAGTAGACAATTTGAATGATGGCACAAAAACAAGTCTTTCACTGTTCATTTAATGGACTACTTCTGAGGTGAATTTAAGAAATTCGGACTTGACTGCAAACAGGAATGACATTATTGAAGAAATACACTCCTCAATgtcaattagcatgctaattgacAGCGATGAAGGAGCCCTGCAGATTTACAAACATATATTGGCTATAAACTTACATAGAACAGATGGACAACATTAAGAATAGCCAcctaactaataataatacattaaacaTGTAGACTTACATGAATAACGTCAGCACCTTAATATAACATAAGATTAGCAGCACTGTGACGACAACATGTCCTGTCCGCAGCATAACAAAATGGAGAACCGCCGCCGCGAGGCAGTACAACAAACTTAATACACCAGTGACCCCTAGTGGCCGGAGGAAACCTCTACAATTATCAGGAAAATTAGCTATACCTCAGATGGAG
This genomic stretch from Festucalex cinctus isolate MCC-2025b chromosome 13, RoL_Fcin_1.0, whole genome shotgun sequence harbors:
- the LOC144033667 gene encoding uncharacterized protein LOC144033667 isoform X3, whose amino-acid sequence is MSTSGTSPVEFLDVCDGRFHFQDLYDVDETDGSISDDSFSRSRHCVLLSTSIRNKDNKYLCLRDDSQFEVQNLTKQQQCLPDCKFNFVFYNESGHKVRKGNAVMLYAHKNGTKMVVCCNDRREIYPKAMDIPNKIETSKHEAVFYMIPLPEGTKKCLLESSLHPREFLGFEPEENNPSQLTLVLHHAFDEVDECCQITLS
- the LOC144033667 gene encoding uncharacterized protein LOC144033667 isoform X1 — its product is MPYTIRKKGYCTGPFLFSKVNSMSTSGTSPVEFLDVCDGRFHFQDLYDVDETDGSISDDSFSRSRHCVLLSTSIRNKDNKYLCLRDDSQFEVQNLTKQQQCLPDCKFNFVFYNESGHKVRKGNAVMLYAHKNGTKMVVCCNDRREIYPKAMDIPNKIETSKHEAVFYMIPLPEGTKKCLLESSLHPREFLGFEPEENNPSQLTLVLHHAFDEVDECCQITLS
- the LOC144033667 gene encoding uncharacterized protein LOC144033667 isoform X2, whose amino-acid sequence is MSMMSVNSMSTSGTSPVEFLDVCDGRFHFQDLYDVDETDGSISDDSFSRSRHCVLLSTSIRNKDNKYLCLRDDSQFEVQNLTKQQQCLPDCKFNFVFYNESGHKVRKGNAVMLYAHKNGTKMVVCCNDRREIYPKAMDIPNKIETSKHEAVFYMIPLPEGTKKCLLESSLHPREFLGFEPEENNPSQLTLVLHHAFDEVDECCQITLS